In Bradyrhizobium sp. 1(2017), one DNA window encodes the following:
- a CDS encoding dienelactone hydrolase family protein: MGTAITFKRPDGKDASGYLANAARGNAPGVVVIQEWWGLSDQIKGLCDRFALAGFDALAPDLYKGKVVPYHDTDSANKEMNSLDFMDATTQTVRGATQYLSRNGAKVGLTGFCLGGAVTIIGATKIPELAAGVVFYGIPPEQAAKPADVKIPLQAHFANKDDWCTPELVDGFEKAMKAAGKSLELFRYDAEHAFVNEQRQAVHDREAAELAWGRATEFFRKHLG, encoded by the coding sequence AGCGTCCCGACGGCAAGGACGCCTCGGGCTATCTCGCCAATGCCGCGCGCGGCAACGCGCCGGGCGTGGTCGTGATCCAGGAATGGTGGGGCCTGTCGGACCAGATCAAGGGCCTGTGCGACCGCTTTGCGCTCGCCGGCTTCGACGCGTTGGCGCCCGATCTCTACAAGGGCAAGGTGGTGCCCTATCACGACACGGACAGCGCCAACAAGGAGATGAACTCGCTCGACTTCATGGACGCCACCACGCAAACCGTGCGCGGCGCCACGCAATATCTGTCGCGCAACGGCGCCAAGGTCGGACTGACAGGCTTCTGCCTCGGCGGCGCCGTGACCATCATCGGCGCGACCAAGATCCCGGAGCTCGCGGCCGGCGTCGTGTTCTACGGCATCCCGCCGGAGCAGGCGGCCAAGCCGGCCGACGTCAAGATCCCGCTCCAGGCCCATTTCGCCAACAAGGACGATTGGTGCACGCCGGAGCTGGTCGATGGCTTCGAAAAGGCCATGAAGGCCGCGGGCAAGTCGCTGGAGTTGTTCCGCTATGACGCCGAGCACGCCTTCGTCAACGAGCAGCGCCAGGCCGTGCACGACCGCGAAGCCGCCGAGCTCGCATGGGGCCGTGCGACGGAGTTTTTCCGGAAGCATCTGGGGTAA
- a CDS encoding anthranilate synthase component I produces the protein MNRTVFALPARSDYVTRAGLAITRVAEQFTGGASRLDDLISLLDRRRGVVLSSGTTVPGRYESFDLGFSDPPLKLETTGVNFKLEALNERGQVLIAFLGDVLHEPCVVISEKTTSRLAGHIIRGEAPVEEDQRTRRASVMSLVRDLVAAFSANDDGLLGLFGAFAYDLVFQIEDLVQKRARESDQRDIVLYVPDRLLAYDRATGRGVVLAYDFAWKGKSTEGLPRETADSPYLKTPRQGFADHAPGEYQATVETARAAFARGDLFEAVPGQLFAEPCDRSPAEVFQRLCVINPSPYGALMNLGEGEFLVSASPEMFVRSDGRRVETCPISGTIARGRDAIGDAEQIRQLLNSEKDEFELNMCTDVDRNDKARVCVPGTIKVLARRQIETYSKLFHTVDHVEGMLRPGFDALDAFLTHAWAVTVTGAPKLWAMQFVEDHERSPRRWYAGAIGAVNFDGSINTGLTIRTIRMKDGLAEVRVGATCLFDSDPAAEDRECQVKAAALFQALRGDPPKPLSTFAPDATGSGKQVLLIDHDDSFVHMLADYFRQVGASVTVVRYVHAIDMLEQKKWDLLVLSPGPGRPEDFAIRTTIDAALEKKLPVFGVCLGVQAIGEYFGGELVQLTHPAHGRPSRVQVRGGRLMRNLPNEIVIGRYHSLYVERDSMPAVLDVTASTEDGVAMALEHKTLPVAGVQFHPESLMSLGGEVGLRIVENAFRLDAGAN, from the coding sequence ATGAACAGGACCGTCTTTGCCCTTCCGGCTCGAAGCGACTATGTGACCCGCGCAGGTCTTGCGATCACGCGCGTGGCCGAGCAGTTCACTGGCGGTGCCAGCCGGCTCGACGACCTCATCAGCCTGCTCGACCGCCGCCGCGGCGTGGTGCTGTCCTCCGGCACGACCGTGCCCGGCCGCTACGAGAGCTTCGATCTCGGCTTCTCCGATCCGCCGCTCAAGCTCGAGACCACAGGGGTCAATTTCAAGCTGGAAGCGCTGAATGAGCGGGGGCAGGTGCTGATCGCCTTCCTTGGCGACGTCCTGCACGAGCCCTGCGTGGTGATCTCCGAGAAGACGACCTCGCGCCTCGCCGGCCACATCATTCGCGGGGAAGCCCCGGTCGAGGAGGACCAGCGTACGCGTCGGGCCAGCGTGATGTCGCTGGTGCGGGATCTCGTCGCCGCCTTTTCCGCCAATGACGACGGGCTGCTCGGACTGTTCGGCGCCTTCGCCTACGACCTCGTCTTCCAGATCGAGGATCTCGTGCAGAAGCGTGCACGAGAGAGCGACCAGCGCGACATCGTGCTCTATGTCCCCGATCGCCTGCTGGCCTATGACCGCGCCACCGGCCGCGGCGTCGTGCTCGCTTACGATTTCGCCTGGAAGGGCAAATCCACCGAGGGTCTGCCGCGCGAGACCGCGGACAGCCCGTATCTCAAGACCCCGCGCCAGGGCTTTGCCGATCACGCGCCCGGCGAATATCAGGCCACGGTCGAGACCGCGCGCGCCGCCTTTGCGCGCGGCGATCTCTTTGAAGCCGTGCCGGGCCAGCTCTTCGCCGAGCCCTGCGACCGCTCGCCTGCCGAAGTCTTCCAGCGCCTCTGCGTCATCAATCCGTCGCCCTACGGCGCGCTGATGAATCTCGGCGAGGGCGAGTTTCTGGTCTCCGCCTCGCCGGAGATGTTCGTGCGCTCCGACGGCCGCCGCGTCGAGACCTGCCCGATCTCGGGCACGATCGCGCGCGGCAGGGATGCGATCGGCGACGCCGAGCAGATCCGCCAGCTCCTGAACTCGGAGAAGGACGAGTTCGAGCTCAACATGTGCACCGACGTCGACCGCAACGACAAGGCGCGCGTCTGCGTGCCCGGCACCATCAAGGTGCTGGCGCGGCGGCAGATCGAGACTTATTCGAAGCTGTTCCACACCGTCGATCACGTCGAGGGCATGCTGCGCCCCGGCTTCGACGCGCTCGACGCGTTCCTGACCCATGCCTGGGCCGTGACCGTGACCGGTGCGCCCAAGCTCTGGGCGATGCAGTTCGTCGAGGACCACGAGCGCTCGCCGCGGCGCTGGTACGCCGGCGCGATCGGCGCGGTCAATTTCGACGGCAGCATCAACACCGGCCTCACGATCCGCACCATCCGCATGAAGGATGGCCTCGCCGAAGTGCGCGTCGGCGCCACCTGTCTGTTCGATTCCGATCCCGCCGCGGAAGACCGCGAGTGTCAGGTCAAGGCTGCGGCGCTGTTTCAGGCGCTGCGCGGCGATCCGCCGAAGCCGCTGTCGACCTTCGCTCCGGATGCGACCGGCAGCGGCAAGCAGGTGCTGCTGATCGATCACGACGATAGTTTCGTGCACATGCTCGCCGACTATTTCCGCCAGGTCGGCGCCAGCGTCACCGTGGTCCGCTATGTGCATGCGATCGACATGCTCGAGCAGAAGAAATGGGATCTGTTGGTGCTGTCGCCCGGTCCCGGCAGGCCGGAGGATTTCGCGATCAGGACGACCATCGATGCGGCGCTGGAGAAGAAGCTCCCTGTGTTCGGGGTCTGCCTCGGCGTGCAGGCGATCGGCGAATATTTCGGCGGCGAACTCGTCCAGCTCACCCATCCCGCCCACGGCCGGCCCTCGCGGGTGCAGGTGCGCGGCGGCCGCCTGATGCGCAATCTGCCGAACGAGATCGTCATCGGCCGCTATCACTCGCTCTATGTCGAGCGCGACAGCATGCCCGCAGTCCTTGATGTCACCGCCAGCACCGAGGACGGCGTCGCCATGGCGCTCGAGCACAAGACCCTGCCGGTCGCCGGCGTGCAATTCCATCCGGAATCGCTGATGTCGCTCGGTGGCGAGGTGGGACTACGTATCGTCGAGAATGCGTTCCGGCTCGATGCCGGGGCGAATTGA
- a CDS encoding adenine phosphoribosyltransferase, producing MTFDHDLKASVRTIPDYPKPGIMFRDITTLLADARAFRRAVDELVNPWAGNKIDKVAGMEARGFIIGGAVAHQLSAGFVPIRKKGKLPHTTVRIAYSLEYGIDEMEMHVDAIQPGERVILVDDLIATGGTAEGAVKLLRQIGANVVAACFIIDLPELGGAAKLRAMDLPVRTLMTFEGH from the coding sequence ATGACCTTTGACCACGACCTGAAGGCGAGCGTCCGCACCATCCCGGACTATCCGAAGCCCGGGATCATGTTCCGCGACATCACGACCTTGCTCGCGGATGCGCGCGCCTTCCGCCGTGCGGTGGACGAGCTGGTCAATCCCTGGGCCGGCAACAAGATCGACAAAGTTGCCGGCATGGAGGCGCGCGGCTTCATCATCGGCGGGGCCGTGGCGCACCAGCTCTCGGCCGGCTTCGTGCCGATCCGCAAGAAGGGCAAGCTGCCGCACACCACCGTGCGCATCGCGTACTCTCTCGAATACGGCATCGACGAGATGGAGATGCATGTCGATGCGATCCAGCCCGGCGAGCGCGTGATCCTGGTCGACGATCTCATCGCCACCGGGGGCACAGCGGAGGGCGCGGTGAAGCTGTTGCGCCAGATCGGAGCCAACGTCGTCGCCGCCTGCTTCATCATCGACCTGCCCGAGCTCGGCGGCGCCGCCAAGCTGCGCGCCATGGACCTGCCGGTGCGCACGCTGATGACGTTCGAGGGGCATTGA